One Tachysurus vachellii isolate PV-2020 chromosome 5, HZAU_Pvac_v1, whole genome shotgun sequence genomic window, TAGAAATCTAAAAGAGTTGCAGATTTCTGTGCTAGAGGTTGGCGTTACCCAAAAGAAGAGAGAATATCAGATTATAGTCAGTTCCATTatcccaaaacacaaacaaaatatgacTGGATTCTGTTGATCTGATAATTACAAAAGTGTGTTGTGTCAACATTTACTATCCTTCTGGGGAGGTGTTGACATGACAGTCATTTATTAATCGATTGTGTTTGTCCTGCAGACTTTAAGAAAAGAAATTGTTCAGCAACTGAATCTGCGCCAGACAAAAGTACACACTCGGTAAGCATTTTCATATTCATGGAGAAAACAGTTTACtccttaaaaaaatgacaagaaaataaatgaacagtaCTCACACAATACAGTCCAGTTACATGACCAGATTTTGTGTTTGCTATacctatatatttatatatttccacATTTTGCAATGTGTATaactatttcttattttttaaaagtagtTATTTAAGTGTACAATCTAAGGAGTAGGAGGCCAGAGTTATAACTGTGTATGTcacaaataaaattgtgaaTCTCTTGAATATTGGTGTGCTGCAGAGATGGAACCATACAGCAATGAGCTCGAAAACCAAAATTCTGGATAGACCTTTTATGGAAAGAGTAGAGCAAAGGCTAGATGGTAAGTGACTCAATCCGctgtaaagaaaatgaatatacAATGAATATTTCTTATCTTTTCATATAAAATAGTTGATTTTAATCACATCATTACATTAAGATTCTCTTCCCTTtaacatatttgtatttttttgttttccattttttttctgtctagaTACAGAAGGAAACAGTCGATGTTATGCACGCAGTAATGAACTCAAAGCTGATTCAGAGAAGTCTCAGCCTGCTCGCCAAACCTCAGAGTGCAGCGTCAATGTTGGCTCACACCGTGAAGAtgagagtgtagtgtgtgtggtgctggaTGATCTGTCTGAGATGGCGTGTCCTCAGAACAGACGAGAAGATCAACAGCCTGACATCTCCTGCTTATGGACACCCGACTTCCAGCCGAATTCCACACATCTGCTAAGAGgaaatcaatcagctttcacaAACTCAGACTGtagaatgaatttaaatttggACAAAGATTTTAATTTAGCAGTGGCAGacaaaaatgtcaaacatttgGATTGTTCTGAAAGTTTCTCAGGTTTTCTGCCATGTGAGAAAAGCAGCATATTTGTTTGTGATGTCTGTGGGAAAAATCTTTCAACAAAAAATTCCCTTGCTTCCCACTACAGACTGCACACCGGAGAGAAACCGTTCATGTGTGCTCAGTGTGGCAAGAGTTTCGCCAAGAAATTTAACCTTGATATCCACTACAACATCCACACTGGAGCAAAACCCTACACATGCAAACTCTGCCCAAAGTCCTTTGCCGATCCAAGCGCTTTTAGGCGACACGAATggatacacacacgcaaatcACAACAAAAAACCTTCAACGTTAAGTACAGATTCAATTGTAATATATGTGGCAAATGTTTTCTGTCAAAACCATCACTTGCTGCACATTCTCAGTTGCACAATGCAGAGAAGCAACAAAAGGTTTTGTTCTAATGTTAAAGAGACTCAGAAAAATTCCTCAAAACCTGCTTTTTTTATAAGCCTATACTCTGATTCTACAGAAAGctgtttatttcacttttttttatgcaCTTGACATTTCCTGGAGTTTTCTTTACATCAACATATTTAAACCTGAAATTACTGTTGCATCAATATTGGACATAAGCTACTTTTTCTATtgataacattaaataaattcaaaatacaaaaaaatagtctgattatctatttattataaaagGTATATGCATCCAGTAGATGTGAATAAAGGTTATCGTAATGTGAGGTTATGAAAGGGGAATTTACAAAGTATGATTTCTCCTGCATGAGGTCTCATTCTTCTCAGCACTCACTTTTCTGTCCagacatttatggcatttggcagaccttcttatccagagagacatacaaaagtgcACTGGAGTCTCTATCAGTGAACACAACACTGGTATACTAGGTtgcagacttaggataccatcagagttttttttattgtcatcataacattcattcattcattcatcttctaccgcttatccgaactaccttgggtcacggggagcctgtgcctatctcaggcgtcatcaggcatcaaggcaggatacaccctggacggagtgccaacccatcgcagggcacacacacacacacacacacacacacactctcattcactcacgcaatcacacactacagacaattttccagagatgccaatcaacctaccatgcatgtctttggaccaggggaggaaaccggagtacctggaggaaacccccgaggcacggggagaacatgcaaactccacacacacaaggtggaggcgggaatcgaaccccgaccctggaggtgtgaggcgaacgtgctaaccactaagccaccgtgcccccgtcatcataacaaacagggaaaaataagcactagtttaagtgtttcatgaaGAGGGAGATCTTCACACATCTTTTGAAGactcagccagtgactcagctgttcggacatctagaggaatttcattccaccacctcggtaccagaacagaagagtcttgatgcatccccttttgtctgtttttcactGTTGACTCACATCTAGTTGAACTCTCACCTTGCCTTTATTTTGGAGTttttccactgttttttttctgcaaatagGGCAGACAGGTCTTTGTGACTGACATAAATTTAGTTGATGTGGCAGACTCTATGGCAGCTTTTAACTGTTATGATCTAGGTAATGTCTTTCACCTCAGTTTGTCTGTGCACAAGTTTGGCTTTTGCAGTATTCCATATCTACTTTTGCTCATTGGATACAAGGCAGCATATCCAtttataaatatagctgcaattAGCCACTGTATTGATGAAATCAAGCAGGTTTCTCAGTCAAATGATGACAGCCTGCCAAACTGATCGCCTTACCTCTTACAACTGTGGTAACATCAGTTTTTACAGCCCATCAGCCCAGTGTGGTCTTAAACCCAAAACTAATGTCCATATGTCAAAGCACATCTACAGTAACCAGGTGGAGACAGATTAATATTCTGTCTCATCACCTGTATTGATGAATCATCACTCCATTGTATTTGTCTGCCATGTCATTAACAACAGACCTTCcctattctctcactcactcactcattttctaccgcttatctgaactacctcgggtcacggggagcctgtgcctatctcaggcgtcatcgggcatcaaggcaggatacaccctggacggagtgccaacccattgcagggcacacacactctcattcactcacgcactcacacactatggacaattttccagagatgccaatcaacctaccatgcatgtctttggacaaggtggaggcgggaatcgaacccccaacactggaggtgtgaggcaaacgtgctaatcactaagccaccgtgcccccccacctTCCCTACtcattcattaatattaattcaaGTGTTAACAATAACAATTTATAGACAATTTTAGCTCAATTCTACTATAAATCTAACACCAGCCATCATCATAATCTATTCGCACCTCTTCACACCAAACTGCAATGAAGTTCATATGTGCAAAAcacaattgttttatttatttattacactaaaGAACCGTGAATTAAGAAAGGCATTAAAATTAATAGGCAGGTGAAACCTTAACACACTCGTGCATGATTGTCCAGCTTCCAGGAAAACATACACtcactatccactttattaggaacaacagTACACGTGCTCATTCATGCAGCTATCAAATCATCAGCAGCACACTAAGTATTACATGCAGATGCATGTCAAAAGATTCAATTCtaattcataataaaaatctgaacttaaaaaaaaaaaaggatgtcaTCTGATTTTAACTGTGGCACAGAATAATTTGGAAAATCATGGACAGagactcacccaaactggacagctaaagactggaaaaatagatttttttaaaatcttcaaGTCTGGAtgagtctgttttgttttgtagctcatccacctcaagttTAGATGTCTGAAAGCTACGATGCCTTTCTGCTCACAGCACAGAAAAGActgcttatttgagttactatataATTTTTGCCATCCAGAAATTTTCCTTTTATCAACAGTGTGTTTCTCTCCACAGAACTGTCACTCCCTaaatgtttttcacaccatttttttccacttctAGAGACTGCTGATAGTTTGGGAAATGCCCAGGAGTTCAACGGATTCTGAAGTACTCAAACCATCTGGTCAATCACAATCACTTttttatgtgaacattaactgaaggtCTCGATCTGTGTCTGCATGATtttttgtgctgctgccacatgattggctgactggataactgcataaaagTACAACTGTACGTGAAATTAAACTATAAGTGTATCTAATAACATGAATGCAACTATTCTTCcccattcatttaaataacaaccCCATAAATCACAGAATACATACAGaacctgacacacactctgtagaACAAAACATCTAACTGTAATTTACATGTTACCTTCTTTTATATAGttctttacttttaaaaaaaaaaaaaaaaaaaaaaaaaaaagagaatttttCACAGTGATTGCATTATATTTATCCTGGTGATAGCGCCACTCCTACTTCTACAAAATGAAAAAACGGCTCTCAATAATGTGCCGTGTCAACATGTTCCTTGCAATTAAGGTTGGATCCTTCAAAATTCTAAtgaaatatacaaattaaatgttgtttatcCTAAAGCTGCCGGAATACCTGTGATGCATCATAAGCAATAAACAGCAGAATAATTGTCATTTAATTATACCAGAATAAATACATCACTTGGCATGCTGAAAATACTGGTTAATAATTAAACActtaaatttaacaataaaaaaacaaaaacaaatgcttttcaattaaactgtaaaagaaaacaacacaacacaacacacacaacacacacacacacacacacgcaaatcaTTCCTGCACAGCGTACCTTATTTTTGCATTACCActtaaatgaaatgtataaaatctAATTATTCAGATGACATATATGCACAAATTAACTTTGCTGAATTGAACACTGAACATGCTGAATCTTGCATTAATACTCTTTGGGCTTTAGCACAAATTTCTCTGCAGAGGTCTTTGCATGTGAGCAGTTGAGCTGCAATTCAGTTAGATCAAATTAAAATAGATAATGTCTCTTGATACACTATTATAGACGTGACTAACGCCTGACCTGAATCGGGGCATAGCTTAAGACACAAATGCTTCCTAATGATATTTTGTGGAGGCAGAATATCTAGTATTGATTTTCAACATATCTGAGTAAGCAATAAGCAATATAATTCATGCACTGAAATCTAAGTGCGAGTGTAACGCATAACAGCACTTCTCTAAGACTGATTTTAAcctcattaaaaacaaatgtcatGTCCTTCTATAAAACCAAAACTGCAAATATAAGAAACACACTGAATGGTATTCAAGGATGTTTCTTTAAGATTAAAATTTTAACCTAATGTGCCCAATACGTCCCTTCAGGATTGTTTATTAATGCCAAGTCAgcaaataatactaaaaataaaaaaaataatagaacgAATAATAGCCAAATT contains:
- the LOC132845625 gene encoding zinc finger protein 701-like → MVDSHFHVQLTAVLDVLMKTAVSDICALAESWFKSFHMELARSKKENEDLRKRLQIIEQEKHHEPAAETALESKITKEEKDDTGSEVRDTDDSGSTVYAGTSTEDLPASAHLWPSSSEEDFKKRNCSATESAPDKSTHSRWNHTAMSSKTKILDRPFMERVEQRLDDTEGNSRCYARSNELKADSEKSQPARQTSECSVNVGSHREDESVVCVVLDDLSEMACPQNRREDQQPDISCLWTPDFQPNSTHLLRGNQSAFTNSDCRMNLNLDKDFNLAVADKNVKHLDCSESFSGFLPCEKSSIFVCDVCGKNLSTKNSLASHYRLHTGEKPFMCAQCGKSFAKKFNLDIHYNIHTGAKPYTCKLCPKSFADPSAFRRHEWIHTRKSQQKTFNVKYRFNCNICGKCFLSKPSLAAHSQLHNAEKQQKVLF